Within Dermatophagoides farinae isolate YC_2012a chromosome 8, ASM2471394v1, whole genome shotgun sequence, the genomic segment ATTGCAAGTAAAGCGCCGAATATTTTGCTACAATTAATCAACATGTTCATCAGTACACAGTAATAAGTTATTaatgttgtcattttttagaatttaaaattttcaaattttttttttcaccattacaTAGGGGCTCTGTAAATCTTGGTTATCGAATCACATATTCATTGGTTGCACAAATCCTAGtgttcatattcatcatcgcAATGGCCATTGTTGATTCAAGTGGTTGGccgtcgatttttttctggttgacTATGTTGTCCGCTGTTGCCATCAATCTGGCTAATGGTATCTATCAAAGTTGCGCATATGGTCTTGCAGCACgttttccaatgaaatatACAAATTCCGTTGTGATGGGAATGAATGTCAGCGGTACTATAGCTgccattttgatgatcatatcgATTGCGTTATCACCTAAAGAGAATCTTGAggctttgatttttttctcttgtgcCGTAATCATTCTGTTTATATGTTTTATCGGACAGTTTtatgtgaataaaaatgtaagTATCCCGTTTAAAATCATACTCAAATCtcgtaataatcatcattgtgattgATTACTTGACAGgaattttatcgattttttgcCACACCATCAATGCTGAATTCAAATctgaatttaatcaaaagCATCAATGCCTGTCCAAGTTGTTTCGAAAAAGGCCATTCAAAAACAAGTAACAATAACTGTCCACATTTGAGTAGATCATTGGAACGTGCCGTATCGTATGAtggaaaatcatttcatgatAAACAaccattgattgaatcaaaaacacaACAATATCTTCAAGTATTTAGATCCATTTGGATGTTGTTATTAAACATTATTCTCATCTATGtggtttcattatcattgtttccAACTGTTCACGCAAGAATCATTCCGAAAGATAATATCATATCATCGGCCTATTTTTCACCCGTTTTCTGTTTCCTATCATTCAATCTATTTGCCACTGTCGGTAATCTGATTGCACAATATGTTCAATGGCCTGGACCTCGTTATCTGATCATATTCAGTTTGATTCGTTTATTGTtcataccattttttttatattgtaATTATTATCCTGGCGATAGCTTACATCGTTCATTACCagtcattttcaataatgattggaTGTACATTGTTGGATCAATCACAATGGCCATTTCATCGGGATATTTATCTAGTCTTTGTATGATGTATGCACCAAAATGTGTTCCATCACATCTGGCAACAAGCTCTGGACAAATGGCAGCATTGACCATATTGTTGGGCATTTTGATTGGTATAAATATTAGCCTTATTTATCCATGTTTGGTTAGATagttatatattgattttagaattgatcaaaaaacattttttcattttttaattgttattttaattgttaaattttgaatatcaTTCACCTGTAAActgttttgttcaaaaacgattttaaaacaaaattaaatacATTATTAGTTCATTTACaaatattatgattattatcataaaccatatattcatcatcaatattgatcataTCGAGCATGAATCAATGCCTGTTTGAAAATATCATCCAtaattgtcaaattttttattgccAATTGATAAAGTGTACCAtaatattgttgaatttgccgaacgaatgtttgaaaatttatccaaCAATATTGTTcaccatttttcaattttaattgtaCATCTTCCATTTGTGGTAACATTGTTACACGTGCCATTTGTTCAGCCCGTTgttcatacacacataataaaaatgattgctGCCGATCAAGGCcattgataatttcattaaccgtttcgtttattttgtcTGCAACTTTATTTgtaaaattatttgttttacCATATGGTGGCCtcattaaattgaatatgaatcGAATTTCTGAACAATGccataaaaattcatttatttcatccAATAATTGGCGATGTAATCGAATAAATTCGTTCGATGATTTTACCGGACCAGTTGGAAGAA encodes:
- the LOC124495563 gene encoding equilibrative nucleoside transporter 1-like isoform X1, which encodes MVRSSEIMANVPIDRMKIIFIIFFINGIGTLLPWNMLINADKYFVSYKLNVTDSTPTIDNYRNSFLSYLGIASKAPNILLQLINMFISTQGSVNLGYRITYSLVAQILVFIFIIAMAIVDSSGWPSIFFWLTMLSAVAINLANGIYQSCAYGLAARFPMKYTNSVVMGMNVSGTIAAILMIISIALSPKENLEALIFFSCAVIILFICFIGQFYVNKNEFYRFFATPSMLNSNLNLIKSINACPSCFEKGHSKTSNNNCPHLSRSLERAVSYDGKSFHDKQPLIESKTQQYLQVFRSIWMLLLNIILIYVVSLSLFPTVHARIIPKDNIISSAYFSPVFCFLSFNLFATVGNLIAQYVQWPGPRYLIIFSLIRLLFIPFFLYCNYYPGDSLHRSLPVIFNNDWMYIVGSITMAISSGYLSSLCMMYAPKCVPSHLATSSGQMAALTILLGILIGINISLIYPCLVR
- the LOC124495563 gene encoding equilibrative nucleoside transporter 1-like isoform X2 — encoded protein: MGSVNLGYRITYSLVAQILVFIFIIAMAIVDSSGWPSIFFWLTMLSAVAINLANGIYQSCAYGLAARFPMKYTNSVVMGMNVSGTIAAILMIISIALSPKENLEALIFFSCAVIILFICFIGQFYVNKNEFYRFFATPSMLNSNLNLIKSINACPSCFEKGHSKTSNNNCPHLSRSLERAVSYDGKSFHDKQPLIESKTQQYLQVFRSIWMLLLNIILIYVVSLSLFPTVHARIIPKDNIISSAYFSPVFCFLSFNLFATVGNLIAQYVQWPGPRYLIIFSLIRLLFIPFFLYCNYYPGDSLHRSLPVIFNNDWMYIVGSITMAISSGYLSSLCMMYAPKCVPSHLATSSGQMAALTILLGILIGINISLIYPCLVR